The Desmonostoc muscorum LEGE 12446 genome includes a region encoding these proteins:
- a CDS encoding Uma2 family endonuclease yields MDTVVLNLEPILRLTDEQFYQLCMANKDLSLELDAKGELIIVPPVGGESGNQEADLITDLNIWNRQTKLGIVFSSSTIFRLPNGAKRSPDAAWVQLSRWEALTPEQRQKFPPLMPDFLIELRSQSDRLKTLQEKMQEYIENGLRLGWLINPQDGQVEIYRPAHPVEVLKMPALLSGEEVLPGFELQV; encoded by the coding sequence ATGGATACAGTTGTGCTAAATTTAGAACCAATTCTTCGCCTTACAGATGAGCAGTTTTATCAACTTTGCATGGCCAATAAAGATTTAAGCTTAGAACTCGATGCAAAAGGAGAACTGATTATTGTGCCTCCAGTAGGCGGAGAAAGTGGAAATCAAGAGGCAGACTTAATTACTGATTTGAATATTTGGAATCGCCAAACAAAATTAGGAATCGTTTTTAGTTCTTCAACTATCTTCAGGTTGCCAAATGGAGCAAAGCGATCGCCTGATGCAGCTTGGGTACAATTGTCACGATGGGAAGCGCTAACTCCTGAGCAACGTCAAAAATTCCCACCATTGATGCCTGACTTTCTAATTGAACTCAGATCCCAGAGCGATCGCTTAAAAACTCTGCAAGAAAAGATGCAAGAGTATATAGAAAATGGTTTACGCTTGGGTTGGCTGATTAATCCTCAAGACGGGCAAGTAGAGATTTATCGACCAGCACACCCTGTAGAAGTACTTAAAATGCCAGCACTACTTTCTGGAGAAGAGGTTTTGCCTGGGTTTGAGTTACAAGTATGA
- the larB gene encoding nickel pincer cofactor biosynthesis protein LarB: MTDEKSLRSLLEAVANGKVSPDIALDSLKDLTYESVGEFAKIDHHRQLRTGFPEVIWGPGKTPDQIAQIIEVMRLRNPVVMATRIEAAVYGALQAKVTGLRYYELARICAIAPPTIEPQFQGEIGILSAGTADLAVAEEAAVTAELSGFRVQRLWDVGVAGIHRLLSNRHFIDSASVLIVVAGMEGALPSVVAGLANCPVIAVPTSIGYGASFGGLAPLLTMLNSCAAGVGVVNIDNGFGAAVLAGQILRTAEKLRLASPES, translated from the coding sequence ATGACCGATGAAAAATCTTTGCGATCGCTCTTAGAAGCAGTTGCCAATGGTAAAGTCTCCCCAGATATAGCTTTAGACTCTCTCAAAGACTTAACCTATGAAAGTGTGGGTGAGTTTGCCAAAATTGACCACCATCGCCAGTTAAGAACTGGTTTCCCAGAGGTGATTTGGGGCCCTGGGAAAACACCCGATCAAATTGCTCAAATTATCGAGGTGATGCGCCTCCGCAACCCAGTTGTGATGGCGACTCGCATTGAAGCAGCAGTTTATGGCGCACTGCAAGCAAAAGTTACTGGTTTGCGATATTACGAATTGGCGCGAATTTGTGCGATCGCTCCTCCTACCATCGAACCACAATTTCAGGGCGAAATCGGCATTCTTTCTGCTGGCACCGCCGATTTAGCCGTTGCTGAAGAAGCCGCTGTCACCGCTGAACTTTCTGGTTTTCGGGTACAGCGCCTTTGGGATGTGGGCGTTGCAGGGATTCACCGCTTATTAAGTAATCGTCACTTCATCGATTCAGCATCGGTGTTGATTGTCGTAGCGGGGATGGAAGGCGCTTTACCCAGCGTTGTTGCTGGTTTAGCCAATTGTCCCGTGATTGCTGTACCCACCAGCATCGGTTATGGCGCAAGTTTTGGCGGTTTAGCACCACTCTTGACAATGCTCAACTCTTGTGCAGCGGGAGTAGGTGTAGTGAATATCGATAATGGTTTTGGCGCAGCAGTTTTGGCAGGGCAAATTTTGCGGACAGCCGAGAAATTGCGGTTGGCATCGCCTGAATCTTGA
- a CDS encoding alpha/beta fold hydrolase, which produces MDTLFRNSRRKLSQGLLFWREAGAEIPVIFLHGAWSDSSQWLSVMESLAENFHCFAPDLLGFGESENPNIHHSIDLQVECLAEFLQAVKLEKVYLVGHSLGAWIASSYALKYPEKVNGMVLLAPEGVEIAGQEEYCRKMRRLLNYPPLVIKLLRSLITLTKILGWHEKITQDLQLRQDLLRYPIACQLLFKRRQAEIEAELLQKRLYAIEVPVLILQGGLDTPDALAKSQVYAQLTPKVELKMIAHAGNDLAQSCAGDVAMDIREFVEGNWA; this is translated from the coding sequence ATGGATACACTATTCCGTAACTCCCGAAGAAAGCTTTCTCAAGGGCTATTATTTTGGCGTGAAGCAGGTGCAGAAATTCCTGTAATTTTTTTACATGGTGCTTGGAGTGATAGCAGTCAATGGTTATCTGTGATGGAGTCCCTTGCAGAGAATTTCCATTGCTTTGCACCTGATTTGTTAGGCTTTGGTGAGTCGGAGAATCCTAATATTCATCATTCGATTGATTTACAAGTCGAGTGTTTAGCTGAGTTCTTGCAAGCTGTCAAGCTAGAAAAAGTTTATTTAGTGGGGCATTCTCTTGGGGCTTGGATTGCTTCTAGCTATGCCCTAAAGTATCCAGAGAAAGTTAATGGTATGGTACTGTTAGCACCTGAGGGTGTAGAGATAGCAGGGCAAGAAGAGTATTGTCGGAAGATGCGGCGATTATTAAATTATCCGCCCTTAGTGATTAAATTATTGCGATCGCTAATTACCTTAACTAAAATCCTGGGTTGGCATGAAAAAATTACACAGGATTTGCAATTACGTCAGGATTTGTTGCGTTACCCGATAGCTTGTCAGTTGCTTTTCAAACGCCGACAAGCAGAAATTGAGGCGGAATTATTACAAAAACGGCTTTACGCGATCGAAGTCCCAGTGTTAATTTTACAAGGTGGCCTTGATACACCAGATGCTTTAGCCAAGAGTCAAGTTTATGCTCAACTAACTCCAAAAGTCGAGTTGAAAATGATTGCCCATGCCGGAAATGACTTAGCACAATCTTGTGCCGGGGATGTAGCGATGGATATTCGAGAGTTTGTTGAAGGGAATTGGGCATAG
- a CDS encoding pantothenate kinase, with translation MIEPQRHREHGENIWLALEIGNSRLHWALFKGETLDCAWDTDHLAESVIQQLAKSQTLDDLSKKQFPPLCPSAPLPPCPLFLASVVPSQTAIWQSYPNVRVITLDQIPLQGVYPTLGIDRALALWGAGKTWGFPMLVIDAGTALTFTAADVNQCLVGGAILPGLGLQFATLSQQTGQLPLVEIQNLASIPPRFALNTTEAIQSGVIYTFVAGIKDFIQAWCNLFPDGKIAIKGGDRTLVLNSLQALYPDIATHLIMEQNLIFWGMREILMGNQK, from the coding sequence ATGATCGAACCACAGAGGCACAGAGAACACGGAGAGAATATTTGGCTAGCTTTGGAGATCGGAAATTCTCGGTTGCACTGGGCGTTATTTAAGGGTGAAACTCTAGATTGTGCTTGGGATACTGACCATCTAGCTGAGTCTGTTATACAGCAATTGGCTAAATCTCAAACCCTAGATGATTTATCAAAGAAACAATTTCCCCCCCTCTGCCCCTCTGCTCCCCTGCCCCCCTGCCCTCTTTTCCTCGCCTCCGTAGTTCCCAGCCAAACAGCTATTTGGCAAAGTTATCCCAACGTTCGCGTTATTACCTTAGACCAAATACCACTCCAAGGTGTGTATCCCACATTAGGAATCGACCGTGCTTTAGCTTTGTGGGGTGCGGGGAAAACTTGGGGTTTTCCAATGTTGGTGATTGATGCAGGAACAGCGCTAACTTTTACGGCTGCGGATGTTAATCAGTGTTTAGTCGGAGGTGCGATTCTGCCGGGATTAGGCTTGCAATTTGCAACTCTCAGTCAACAAACAGGACAATTACCATTAGTTGAAATTCAAAATCTTGCATCTATACCACCACGTTTTGCACTCAATACAACAGAGGCAATCCAAAGTGGTGTAATTTACACTTTCGTAGCTGGAATTAAAGATTTTATTCAAGCGTGGTGCAATTTATTCCCTGATGGAAAAATTGCAATTAAAGGTGGCGATCGCACTTTAGTATTAAACTCTCTGCAAGCCTTATATCCCGACATTGCAACACATTTAATTATGGAACAAAATTTAATTTTTTGGGGAATGCGAGAAATATTGATGGGTAATCAGAAATAG
- a CDS encoding type II toxin-antitoxin system HicA family toxin, with protein sequence MVVPEAKVIKTLEFLGFTVIRERQHIVMERENGDGTKTPLTMPKHSQIKGSTLRSICSQASISREDFSAAYEQI encoded by the coding sequence TTGGTAGTCCCTGAAGCAAAAGTAATTAAGACATTAGAATTTCTTGGATTTACTGTTATTCGGGAGCGACAACATATTGTTATGGAGCGAGAAAACGGAGATGGAACAAAAACCCCACTAACTATGCCTAAGCACTCTCAAATTAAAGGTTCGACGTTGAGATCCATCTGTAGTCAAGCGAGTATCTCAAGAGAGGATTTTTCGGCTGCTTATGAGCAAATCTGA
- a CDS encoding NUDIX hydrolase: MNVIAFFPSAVQSTRNLWRIGQTVLGIIFRHPITGTSIIPILPDGRIVLIRRRDNGLWSLPGGIVDWGEDVPNTVRRELMEETGLELVKINRLVGVYSSPDRDPRMHSICVVVEAEVRGTMEVKDVLEVMEIQAFDLNFLPPGQMSHDHTRQLQDYLNGLTTLA, from the coding sequence TTGAACGTTATTGCTTTTTTTCCTTCAGCTGTACAGTCCACACGTAACTTATGGCGTATTGGACAAACAGTATTGGGTATTATATTTCGTCATCCCATTACTGGCACTAGTATCATCCCAATTTTACCTGATGGTCGGATCGTACTGATCCGGCGGCGCGACAATGGCCTTTGGTCATTACCTGGAGGTATTGTGGATTGGGGAGAAGATGTTCCCAACACAGTCCGCCGGGAATTGATGGAGGAAACTGGACTCGAATTAGTGAAAATTAACCGTTTAGTAGGGGTTTACTCCTCGCCAGACCGCGATCCTAGAATGCATTCAATTTGTGTTGTGGTTGAAGCTGAGGTACGTGGGACAATGGAAGTTAAAGATGTTTTGGAAGTGATGGAAATCCAAGCTTTCGATCTCAACTTTCTACCTCCAGGACAGATGTCTCACGACCATACTCGACAGTTGCAAGACTACTTGAATGGCTTGACAACATTGGCATAA
- a CDS encoding diflavin flavoprotein — MVALTEKTEKRLTIQTVEIAQDTTAIRSLDWDRDRFDIEFGLQNGTTYNSFLIRGEQTALVDTSHEKFRQLYFDTLTGLINPKEIDYLIISHTEPDHSGLVKDLLQMAPDITVVASKVAIQFLEDLVHQPFKRRIVKNGDRLDLGNGHEFEFVIAPNLHWPDTIFSFDHKTKILFTCDAFGMHYCSDSTFDEDLKTLEADFKYYYECLMGPNARSVLSALKRMGELKTIGMIATGHGPLLSHNVDELVGRYRTWSQTQAKPETTIGIFYVSEYGYSDRLAQAIANGIAKTGVAVEIVDLGSEVDLQELRELVGRCTGLVVGLPPASGAASIQAALSTVLGSAKEKQAIGVFESGGGDDEPIDPLVSKFRNLGLTTVFPAIRIKQTPTENIYKLCEEAGTDLGQWVTRDRSIKAMKSLGADLDKALGRISGGLYIITAKKGDVSSAMLASWVAQASFKPLGFSIAVAKDRAIESLMQVGDRFVLNVLEEGNFQPLMKHFLKRFAPGADRFEGVRTQPAENGAPILTDALAYMECEVVSRMDCGDHWAVYSTVYAGRVSKPDTLTAVHHRKVGNHY; from the coding sequence ATGGTAGCGCTCACCGAAAAAACTGAAAAACGGCTCACCATACAGACTGTAGAGATTGCTCAAGATACAACGGCAATTCGATCGCTGGATTGGGATCGCGATCGCTTTGATATTGAGTTCGGTCTGCAAAACGGTACTACATATAACTCGTTTCTCATACGGGGAGAGCAAACTGCCTTAGTCGATACTTCCCACGAAAAATTTCGTCAACTATATTTTGATACACTTACGGGACTAATCAACCCCAAAGAAATAGATTATTTGATTATCAGTCACACCGAGCCAGACCACAGCGGCTTAGTGAAAGATTTGCTGCAAATGGCTCCAGATATTACGGTTGTTGCTTCTAAGGTAGCAATTCAGTTTTTGGAAGATTTGGTACATCAGCCATTTAAACGGCGGATTGTGAAAAATGGCGATCGCTTAGATTTGGGTAACGGTCATGAATTTGAATTCGTGATTGCACCAAATTTACATTGGCCGGACACCATCTTCAGCTTCGACCACAAAACCAAAATTCTCTTCACATGCGATGCTTTCGGCATGCATTATTGTTCCGATAGCACCTTCGACGAAGACTTAAAAACTCTGGAAGCCGATTTTAAATATTACTACGAATGTTTGATGGGGCCAAACGCCCGGTCAGTTCTGTCTGCCCTCAAACGGATGGGGGAATTAAAAACCATCGGTATGATTGCCACTGGTCACGGGCCGTTATTATCTCACAATGTTGACGAACTAGTTGGACGTTACCGCACTTGGAGCCAAACCCAAGCCAAGCCAGAAACAACCATTGGGATATTTTACGTTTCTGAATACGGTTATAGCGATCGCCTCGCCCAAGCAATTGCCAACGGGATCGCTAAAACTGGTGTCGCCGTGGAAATCGTCGATTTGGGATCGGAAGTAGATTTACAAGAGTTGCGGGAACTAGTAGGCCGCTGTACTGGATTGGTTGTTGGTTTACCTCCGGCTTCCGGCGCTGCTAGCATCCAAGCTGCACTCAGCACAGTTTTAGGATCTGCCAAAGAAAAGCAAGCCATCGGCGTATTTGAAAGTGGCGGCGGCGATGATGAACCGATAGATCCTTTGGTGAGTAAATTCCGGAATTTGGGTTTGACAACGGTTTTTCCAGCAATTCGGATTAAACAAACACCCACAGAAAACATCTACAAACTGTGTGAAGAAGCGGGTACAGACTTAGGACAATGGGTAACACGCGATCGCAGCATCAAAGCGATGAAATCTCTTGGTGCGGACTTAGACAAAGCACTAGGCAGAATTAGCGGCGGATTATATATTATCACTGCCAAAAAAGGCGATGTTTCCAGTGCGATGTTAGCTTCATGGGTTGCTCAAGCCAGCTTCAAACCCTTGGGATTTTCCATTGCAGTCGCCAAAGACAGAGCAATTGAATCACTCATGCAAGTAGGCGATCGCTTTGTCCTCAACGTCTTAGAAGAAGGCAATTTTCAACCATTGATGAAGCACTTTTTGAAACGGTTCGCCCCTGGTGCCGATCGCTTTGAAGGAGTCAGAACCCAGCCAGCCGAAAACGGTGCCCCCATCCTCACCGACGCCCTTGCCTACATGGAGTGCGAAGTCGTCAGCAGAATGGACTGCGGCGACCACTGGGCAGTATACAGCACCGTCTACGCCGGACGAGTTTCTAAGCCAGATACCCTGACTGCTGTGCATCATCGGAAAGTTGGAAACCATTACTAG
- a CDS encoding diflavin flavoprotein: protein MSTNKPRDVQVFPIATDTKILRSRSWSRLRFEIEYALAKGTTANSYLIESDKNALIDPPGETFTEIYLAALQQRFDVTKLDYVILGHVNPNRAATLKALLEIAPQITFVCSNPGAINLRGALENPDLQILVMRGEETLDLGNGHNLQFIPTPNPRYADHLCTYDPQTEILYSDKLFGAHVCGDQVFDEGWEIYNEDRRYYFDCLMAPHARQVETALEKLADLPVRMYATGHGALVRYGLIELTKSYRQWSQQQTSADLTVALIYASAYGNTATLAQAIARGITKAGVAVESINCEFTDPEDIRVAVEKSAGFIMGSPTLGGHAPTPVQTALGIVLATATNNKLAGVFGSFGWSGEAVDLIEGKLKDAGYRFGFDTIRVKFKPDDATLQLCEQAGTDFAQTLKKAKKVRSQSLPATTVEQAVGRIVGSLCVLTAKQDDISSAMLASWVSQASFSPPGLTIAVAKDRAVESLTHSGNKFVLNILKEGNHLGLMKHFLKPFGPGQDRFADVAAEVAENGSPILTDALAYLECSVKNRMESGDHWLVYATVDNGKLLDNEGVTAVHHRKSATHY from the coding sequence ATGTCAACAAACAAACCCCGTGACGTTCAAGTTTTCCCCATTGCTACAGATACAAAAATATTGCGATCGCGCAGTTGGTCAAGGCTGAGATTTGAAATAGAATATGCTCTGGCTAAGGGTACAACTGCTAATTCTTATTTAATTGAAAGCGATAAAAATGCTCTGATTGACCCTCCTGGGGAAACGTTTACAGAAATTTATTTAGCAGCGTTGCAGCAGCGTTTTGATGTTACAAAACTAGATTATGTAATTTTGGGACATGTCAATCCCAATCGGGCTGCAACTTTAAAAGCTTTACTAGAAATTGCGCCACAAATCACCTTTGTCTGTTCTAATCCAGGGGCGATAAATTTACGCGGGGCGCTGGAAAATCCAGATTTGCAAATTCTGGTGATGCGGGGAGAAGAAACTCTCGATTTGGGCAATGGGCATAATTTACAATTTATTCCTACACCCAATCCTCGTTATGCAGACCACCTTTGCACTTACGATCCGCAAACAGAAATTCTCTACTCAGATAAGTTATTTGGGGCGCATGTTTGCGGAGATCAGGTATTTGATGAAGGCTGGGAAATTTATAACGAAGACCGGCGCTATTATTTTGATTGCCTCATGGCTCCCCACGCCCGTCAAGTTGAAACGGCGTTAGAGAAACTTGCAGATTTGCCCGTGCGAATGTACGCCACTGGACATGGTGCTTTGGTGCGCTACGGCTTAATCGAACTGACCAAATCTTACCGGCAATGGAGCCAGCAACAAACTTCTGCTGACTTGACAGTAGCATTGATTTATGCATCAGCCTATGGAAATACAGCCACCTTAGCCCAAGCGATCGCTCGTGGCATCACTAAAGCTGGCGTCGCTGTAGAATCCATTAACTGCGAATTCACCGACCCAGAAGATATCCGTGTTGCTGTGGAAAAATCCGCTGGTTTTATCATGGGTTCTCCTACCCTTGGCGGTCATGCACCCACACCCGTACAAACAGCTTTAGGAATTGTCCTAGCCACAGCTACGAATAATAAACTTGCTGGTGTGTTTGGTTCCTTTGGCTGGAGTGGTGAAGCGGTTGATTTAATTGAAGGCAAATTGAAAGATGCTGGTTATCGGTTTGGTTTTGATACCATCCGCGTCAAATTTAAACCCGACGACGCTACCTTGCAATTGTGCGAACAAGCCGGCACTGACTTTGCCCAAACATTGAAAAAAGCTAAAAAAGTGCGATCGCAAAGTCTTCCCGCCACCACTGTTGAACAAGCAGTTGGGCGAATTGTCGGTTCACTGTGCGTTCTCACAGCCAAACAAGACGATATATCCAGCGCCATGTTAGCTTCTTGGGTGTCTCAGGCTAGCTTTAGTCCTCCTGGTTTAACCATCGCCGTTGCCAAAGACCGCGCCGTAGAAAGTTTGACACATTCAGGAAATAAATTTGTCCTGAATATCCTCAAAGAAGGCAATCACTTGGGGTTGATGAAGCACTTCCTCAAACCCTTTGGCCCAGGACAAGACCGATTTGCCGATGTCGCCGCAGAAGTTGCTGAAAACGGTTCTCCCATACTGACGGACGCTTTAGCATATCTCGAATGTTCTGTAAAAAATCGGATGGAATCTGGCGACCATTGGCTGGTTTATGCGACTGTCGATAATGGCAAATTGTTAGATAATGAGGGCGTCACAGCCGTGCATCATCGCAAGTCGGCAACTCATTATTAA
- a CDS encoding ABC transporter substrate-binding protein has product MKSPSIFFTIKRFWLSIILTSAIAFLVTACNPGNFKTPAAQVPQIVSAVLSEPSTFNYALNESAYSVFGFLYDSLINENPITTKLEPGLAESWEVSEDAQRVVITLREGIKWSDGKPMTTDDVVFTYNEIYLNPKIPTSLKDALRVGEKGTLPKVNKIDERRVEFTIQEPFAPFLRYVGGIPIMPAHVLQEAIRTTESGGNPKFISMWGTGTDPKQIVGNGPYVMESYVPSQRVIFRRNPYYWRKDAQGNPQPYIERIVWQIIESTENQLISFRSGQLDDLEIPPEGFSLLKREEKRAKFKIYNGGPDTSTTFISFNLNKAKNSQGNFLVDPIKSRWFNQKEFRQAIAYALDRETMKINAYRGLGELQNSFVYVKSPYFLPPEKGLRVYNYEPEKSKKLLLDAGFKYNAQNQLLDADGNRVRFTLLTNSERKVRGDMAAQIQRDLAKIGIQVDLQILSFNSYLEKLKVTQNWDCYLGGFAGGGVEPHGASNIWRIAGASHAFNQGAQPGDPPLTGWEVSDWEKQIDSLYIKGAQVLDENKRKEIYYEYQRIASEQLPFIHLVERLNLQGVRDRFQGIQYTALGGPFWNLYELKVTD; this is encoded by the coding sequence ATGAAATCACCATCCATCTTTTTTACAATTAAGCGCTTTTGGTTGTCAATAATTCTGACTTCAGCAATAGCATTTTTAGTTACCGCCTGCAACCCCGGCAACTTCAAAACCCCAGCTGCTCAAGTGCCACAAATCGTTAGCGCAGTTTTGAGTGAGCCTTCAACTTTTAATTATGCTTTGAATGAGTCAGCATACAGCGTTTTTGGCTTCCTCTATGATTCATTAATTAATGAAAATCCCATAACCACAAAACTAGAACCTGGTTTAGCAGAATCTTGGGAAGTTTCTGAAGATGCACAGCGGGTTGTAATTACCCTGCGAGAAGGAATTAAGTGGTCAGATGGTAAGCCAATGACTACTGATGATGTTGTCTTTACTTATAACGAAATCTACCTCAATCCGAAAATTCCTACTTCTTTAAAAGATGCTTTAAGAGTTGGCGAAAAGGGCACTTTACCAAAGGTGAATAAAATCGATGAGCGTCGAGTTGAATTCACCATACAAGAACCGTTTGCTCCTTTTTTAAGATATGTAGGTGGTATCCCAATTATGCCAGCCCACGTTCTACAGGAAGCGATTCGCACAACTGAATCTGGTGGAAATCCTAAGTTTATTTCAATGTGGGGAACAGGCACCGATCCAAAACAAATTGTTGGTAACGGTCCTTATGTAATGGAAAGTTATGTTCCCAGTCAGCGAGTTATATTTCGACGCAATCCATACTACTGGCGCAAAGATGCTCAGGGGAATCCTCAGCCTTATATTGAGCGTATTGTTTGGCAAATTATTGAATCCACTGAAAACCAATTGATTAGTTTTCGCTCTGGACAATTAGATGATTTAGAAATTCCTCCTGAAGGTTTTAGTTTGCTGAAACGAGAAGAAAAACGAGCGAAGTTTAAAATTTATAATGGTGGACCAGATACAAGTACAACTTTTATTTCTTTTAATCTCAATAAAGCTAAGAATTCTCAGGGGAATTTTTTAGTAGATCCCATCAAATCCCGCTGGTTTAATCAAAAGGAATTCAGACAGGCTATAGCCTATGCACTAGACCGCGAAACAATGAAAATAAATGCTTACCGAGGATTGGGTGAGTTACAAAATTCATTTGTTTATGTGAAAAGTCCCTACTTTCTTCCTCCAGAAAAAGGGTTAAGGGTATATAATTATGAACCCGAAAAATCGAAAAAATTACTGTTAGATGCTGGGTTTAAATATAATGCCCAAAATCAACTTTTAGATGCTGATGGCAACCGAGTTAGATTTACACTCTTGACGAATTCCGAAAGAAAAGTCAGAGGAGATATGGCAGCTCAAATTCAACGAGATCTTGCGAAAATTGGGATTCAGGTTGATTTGCAAATCCTCAGTTTCAATTCTTATTTAGAAAAACTGAAAGTTACACAAAATTGGGATTGTTACCTTGGAGGCTTTGCTGGAGGCGGTGTTGAACCCCACGGTGCTAGCAATATCTGGAGAATTGCTGGTGCATCTCACGCATTTAATCAAGGGGCACAACCTGGAGATCCGCCGCTAACTGGTTGGGAAGTTTCTGATTGGGAAAAACAAATTGATAGCCTTTATATTAAAGGCGCACAGGTATTAGATGAAAACAAGCGGAAAGAAATTTACTACGAATATCAGCGCATCGCTTCAGAACAGTTGCCGTTTATTCATTTGGTGGAAAGATTGAATTTGCAAGGAGTCCGCGATCGCTTCCAAGGCATTCAGTATACTGCTCTTGGTGGGCCATTCTGGAACCTCTACGAACTGAAAGTAACCGATTAG
- the argH gene encoding argininosuccinate lyase: protein MTKEQTWSQRFESALHPAIARFNASINFDIELIEYDLTGSQAHAKMLAHTGIISKEEGEQLVAGLEEVRQEYRQGKFQPGVDAEDVHFAVERRLTEIVGDVGKKLHTARSRNDQVGTDTRLYLRDQIQQIKNKLREFQGILLNIAEKHVETLIPGYTHLQRAQPVSLAHHLLAYFQMAQRDWERLSDVSRRVNISPLGCGALAGTTFPIDRHYTAKLLNFDKIYANSLDGVSDRDFAIEFLCAASIIMVHLSRLAEEVILWSSEEFRFVTLKDSCATGSSIMPQKKNPDVPELVRGKTGRVFGHLQAMLVIMKGLPLAYNKDLQEDKEGLFDSVNTVKASLEAMTILLGEGLEFRTHRLAEAVTEDFSNATDVADYLAARGVPFREAYNLVGKVVKTSIAAGKLLKDLTLDEWQQLHPAFAADIYQAISPRQVVAARNSYGGTGFAQVNEALIAARAEIGEERE, encoded by the coding sequence ATGACTAAAGAACAAACTTGGAGTCAGCGGTTTGAATCAGCATTACATCCAGCGATCGCTCGTTTTAATGCCAGTATAAATTTTGATATTGAATTAATAGAATATGACTTGACTGGTTCTCAAGCTCATGCCAAGATGCTAGCTCACACGGGCATTATCTCCAAAGAAGAAGGTGAGCAACTAGTTGCAGGCTTAGAAGAAGTTCGCCAAGAGTACCGCCAGGGAAAATTTCAGCCTGGTGTGGATGCTGAGGATGTGCATTTTGCAGTTGAACGACGATTGACGGAAATTGTCGGTGATGTGGGTAAAAAACTGCATACAGCGCGATCGCGTAATGACCAAGTTGGCACTGATACCAGACTCTACCTGCGTGACCAAATCCAACAAATCAAAAATAAATTGCGGGAATTTCAAGGCATTCTGCTAAATATAGCCGAAAAACACGTTGAAACTTTAATTCCTGGCTATACTCACCTGCAACGCGCCCAGCCTGTGAGTTTAGCTCACCATCTCCTGGCATACTTTCAAATGGCGCAACGGGACTGGGAACGCCTCAGTGATGTTTCTCGCCGGGTGAATATTTCACCTTTGGGGTGTGGTGCTTTAGCCGGAACTACTTTCCCCATTGACCGCCATTACACAGCCAAACTATTGAATTTTGACAAAATTTATGCTAACAGCCTCGATGGAGTGAGCGATCGCGATTTTGCGATCGAATTCTTGTGTGCTGCTAGCATAATCATGGTTCACCTCAGCCGCCTTGCAGAAGAAGTCATTCTTTGGTCATCTGAAGAATTTCGCTTTGTCACCCTCAAAGATAGCTGTGCAACTGGTTCCAGTATCATGCCCCAAAAGAAAAATCCCGATGTCCCAGAATTGGTGCGGGGAAAAACAGGGCGTGTATTCGGTCATCTCCAGGCAATGTTGGTGATTATGAAAGGGTTACCCCTGGCGTATAACAAAGACCTGCAAGAAGATAAAGAAGGTTTATTTGATAGCGTCAACACAGTCAAAGCCTCTCTAGAAGCAATGACAATTTTGCTAGGGGAAGGCTTGGAATTTCGTACCCACCGCTTAGCCGAAGCCGTAACCGAAGATTTTTCCAATGCCACCGATGTCGCAGATTATCTAGCAGCACGGGGTGTCCCTTTCCGAGAAGCTTACAATCTCGTGGGTAAAGTCGTAAAAACCAGTATTGCCGCAGGTAAACTCCTGAAAGATTTGACATTGGACGAGTGGCAACAACTACATCCAGCATTTGCCGCAGATATTTATCAGGCCATATCCCCCCGCCAAGTCGTGGCTGCCCGCAACAGTTACGGCGGCACCGGCTTTGCACAAGTAAATGAAGCACTCATAGCCGCCCGCGCTGAAATTGGGGAAGAGAGGGAGTAG
- a CDS encoding nuclear transport factor 2 family protein: MKADYLEESLFRKLEERLLQPDIRKSAKDVMDLLADEFIEFGSSGRVFDRQQIIKSLENEPIEPLTQRSITEFKTLVLATGIVLVTYRVVRHVSGEKPVHSLRSSIWKLIDNRWKMIFHQGTLVKES; encoded by the coding sequence ATGAAAGCAGACTATTTAGAGGAATCACTTTTCCGTAAGTTGGAGGAGCGTTTGCTTCAACCAGATATCCGAAAGTCAGCTAAAGATGTCATGGACTTACTTGCTGACGAATTCATTGAATTCGGAAGTTCAGGGCGTGTTTTTGATAGACAGCAAATTATCAAGAGTTTGGAGAATGAACCCATCGAACCTCTGACTCAAAGATCGATAACAGAATTCAAAACGTTAGTATTAGCAACAGGGATTGTTTTAGTAACTTATCGTGTAGTCAGACATGTATCTGGCGAAAAACCTGTTCATTCGCTGCGAAGTTCCATCTGGAAATTGATCGATAATCGGTGGAAAATGATCTTTCATCAGGGCACTCTGGTTAAAGAATCATAG